A region of Thermobifida halotolerans DNA encodes the following proteins:
- a CDS encoding ParB/RepB/Spo0J family partition protein, translating to MLDEPEEYGAFPPIGVAALPRSSRLRRRRYDAIPLRGPGSAATGLQGREPGEATAPAELADLISSIATVGVLQPVLAEEITSPHGPPALHLVAGERRLRACRWGAVNLPDNPHFASLPAIICPGPLSPEERRVWQIVENLAREPLQPGEQAAALLLHRCAVLTGKLLRAGRPIPAETDAIEDPVARWEALERIRGQDVDCAAPWSEVLHRLGLQLSPRKARELVAAFRALPRHICEEMDEAKIRLHTRIRFARLLAGRAEAAEQIWAAVKARKQPHLLAAAVQAGLDNPGLCADEALDRAEAAHDEANQSRTAKLSREEAGRPSELVHAMRSSGDTTSDQRSRNEDRPSSVYAPVPGGESAAPEYVEADEAVEALRRLVARLRAGRRLDRYAAGSLRLLLEELRPLLEEGANT from the coding sequence GTGCTAGACGAACCCGAAGAGTACGGTGCGTTCCCGCCCATCGGAGTCGCCGCGCTGCCGAGGTCTTCCCGGCTGCGGCGGCGCCGCTACGACGCCATCCCACTGCGGGGACCGGGGAGCGCGGCCACCGGGCTTCAGGGACGCGAGCCCGGGGAGGCGACAGCCCCGGCCGAACTGGCGGACCTGATCAGCTCGATCGCCACGGTGGGAGTGCTCCAACCGGTCCTGGCCGAGGAGATCACGTCCCCACACGGTCCGCCCGCGCTGCATCTGGTGGCGGGGGAGCGGCGCCTGCGGGCGTGCCGGTGGGGCGCGGTCAACCTGCCCGACAACCCGCACTTCGCGTCCCTGCCCGCGATCATCTGCCCGGGGCCTTTGAGCCCGGAGGAGCGGCGCGTCTGGCAGATCGTGGAGAACCTCGCCCGCGAACCCCTGCAGCCCGGCGAGCAGGCCGCGGCACTGCTGCTGCACCGCTGCGCGGTGCTGACCGGCAAACTGCTGCGCGCGGGCAGACCGATCCCCGCCGAGACCGACGCGATCGAGGACCCGGTCGCACGGTGGGAGGCCCTGGAGCGGATCCGGGGCCAGGACGTGGACTGCGCGGCCCCGTGGTCGGAAGTCCTGCACCGGCTCGGGCTGCAACTGTCGCCGCGCAAGGCCCGCGAACTCGTCGCCGCGTTCCGCGCACTGCCCCGGCACATCTGCGAGGAGATGGACGAGGCGAAGATCCGCCTGCACACCCGCATCCGTTTCGCCCGGCTTTTGGCGGGGCGAGCGGAGGCGGCCGAGCAGATCTGGGCCGCGGTCAAAGCCCGTAAACAGCCGCACCTGCTGGCCGCAGCGGTCCAGGCCGGCCTGGACAACCCCGGTCTCTGCGCCGACGAGGCGCTGGACAGGGCCGAGGCCGCTCATGACGAGGCCAACCAGTCCCGGACGGCCAAGCTCAGCCGCGAGGAGGCCGGCCGCCCGTCCGAACTCGTCCACGCGATGCGTTCCTCCGGCGACACCACGTCCGATCAGCGCTCCCGGAACGAAGACAGACCCTCGTCGGTTTACGCGCCTGTCCCCGGTGGGGAGTCGGCCGCACCGGAGTACGTCGAGGCGGACGAGGCCGTGGAGGCGCTGCGGCGCCTGGTGGCACGACTCCGCGCGGGTCGAAGGCTCGACCGCTACGCCGCCGGGTCGCTGCGGCTGCTGCTGGAAGAGTTGCGTCCGCTGCTGGAGGAGGGGGCGAACACATGA
- a CDS encoding DUF397 domain-containing protein, with product MSGKLLWRKSSFSSGSGNRVEFAERGSAGVLVRGTRHRESGPLDFTASAWSEFLAEIKAGRL from the coding sequence ATGTCTGGAAAGCTGCTCTGGCGCAAGTCCAGCTTCAGTAGCGGTTCAGGAAACCGTGTTGAGTTTGCTGAGCGGGGGAGCGCTGGCGTGCTGGTGCGTGGCACCCGGCACCGGGAGTCGGGACCCCTGGACTTCACGGCGTCGGCGTGGTCTGAGTTCCTGGCGGAGATCAAGGCAGGGCGCCTGTAG
- a CDS encoding DUF6082 family protein encodes MSRKRVRSVAIGVAVVLGAVTVAAGLVVPVLLLLRVDDETLNRWSQIGQAVSPVGVFFSGIAFIGIASTLFLQQQELRNQQSQLSVALEDQRRSSEVALRQVHTDLVKMAIDDEELLQAWPELYPGVGETRRDHYCNLVLNLQKVAYGTRTIELDELRGALRHLMTSPHMYAFWAGARQARIAVTGGDGPRTSSPSRSTRPSPPRRRPAHRVWRPRSGTRWASGGGHGGTGSNSLGEPSALRSELCLPGGMSFRDRPPVACIDRMLGGRWLTGRAVYRGATPSLVLCRAKRCPPPLQPT; translated from the coding sequence GTGAGCCGGAAGCGAGTGCGGTCCGTCGCGATCGGTGTCGCCGTCGTCCTCGGTGCCGTGACGGTGGCGGCCGGCCTGGTGGTTCCGGTCCTCCTGCTGCTCCGGGTCGACGACGAGACGCTGAACCGCTGGTCCCAGATCGGGCAGGCCGTGTCCCCGGTGGGTGTCTTCTTCTCCGGCATCGCGTTCATCGGAATCGCGTCGACCCTGTTCCTCCAGCAGCAGGAGTTGCGCAACCAGCAGTCGCAGTTGAGCGTCGCCCTGGAGGACCAGCGGCGCAGCAGCGAGGTGGCGCTGCGCCAGGTCCACACCGACCTCGTCAAGATGGCGATCGACGACGAGGAGCTGCTCCAGGCCTGGCCCGAGCTGTACCCGGGGGTGGGGGAGACCCGCAGGGACCACTACTGCAATCTCGTCCTCAACCTCCAGAAGGTCGCCTACGGGACCAGGACCATCGAACTGGACGAACTGCGCGGCGCGCTCCGCCACCTCATGACCAGCCCGCACATGTACGCCTTCTGGGCCGGGGCACGGCAGGCCCGGATCGCGGTGACCGGCGGCGACGGGCCGAGGACTTCTTCACCGTCGAGGTCGACGCGGCCTTCGCCGCCACGGCGCCGCCCCGCCCACCGGGTCTGGCGGCCACGCTCAGGGACGCGGTGGGCCAGTGGCGGCGGGCATGGCGGTACCGGAAGCAACTCTCTTGGCGAGCCGTCAGCGCTGCGTTCGGAGTTGTGTCTCCCAGGGGGCATGAGCTTCCGGGACCGCCCGCCGGTCGCCTGTATCGACCGCATGCTGGGAGGGAGATGGCTGACCGGTCGGGCGGTGTATCGCGGTGCGACACCATCTTTGGTGCTCTGCAGGGCGAAGCGCTGTCCACCGCCGCTTCAGCCGACGTGA
- a CDS encoding DUF6879 family protein, with product MRPPGWAVDRGERLDLDAFASAFSRAWARLGKRFLKVECWQSYRENVNSASQHAYEQGEHDLAVELLREEAEADRPLYADVRSRGIEFARIRVLRQPLTDYLRYELLAYRIRARMGETIEVVRAEPGTPLPGDDCFDFLLFDRDTALVHDYGPGPVGEQTGGWLVRDAEVVRELEATALELRAEAVPLHRFLAEAGL from the coding sequence GTGCGACCACCCGGTTGGGCGGTGGATCGTGGGGAACGGCTCGACCTCGACGCTTTCGCCTCGGCGTTCTCCCGAGCCTGGGCGCGGCTGGGGAAGCGGTTCCTCAAGGTCGAGTGCTGGCAGTCCTACCGGGAGAACGTCAACAGCGCCTCCCAGCACGCCTACGAACAAGGCGAGCATGACCTGGCCGTGGAGCTGCTGCGCGAGGAGGCCGAGGCCGACCGGCCGCTGTATGCGGACGTGCGGTCGCGGGGCATCGAGTTCGCGCGCATCCGGGTGCTGCGCCAACCGCTGACCGACTATCTGCGCTACGAGCTGCTGGCCTACCGGATCCGCGCTCGCATGGGCGAGACCATCGAGGTGGTGCGGGCCGAACCGGGCACGCCGCTGCCGGGCGACGACTGCTTCGACTTCCTGCTGTTCGACCGGGACACCGCCCTGGTCCACGACTACGGGCCGGGACCGGTCGGCGAGCAGACGGGCGGCTGGCTGGTCCGCGACGCCGAAGTGGTGCGCGAACTGGAGGCCACAGCGCTGGAACTGCGGGCCGAAGCGGTGCCGCTGCACCGTTTCCTCGCGGAAGCGGGGCTTTGA